The Synechococcus sp. MVIR-18-1 region GGGATCGCTCATGGCAGATTAGAAATGATATTTGATCTGAATTCAGTGTTGTGCCTGGTGGTGTGAATCCAAACTTCGTTGTGCTAACTGCAACACGAACTGCCTTGGAGGTTGGGGTTGATTCGTATTGCACAATTCGGAGATTGTCTTGTTCTCTGCCCGTGAGTGTGCTGAGTGAATAGCCAGGCGCACCAGTGCTGCAGTCAGGATCATTGGCAAGCTGACTGATTTCAGAATTGCAGCATTGCATGGTTGTTGTATTCCCGCTACTGCCTTGACTAAACTCAACAAGATTGTCTGGTGTTTGGAAGGAATAGGCGGTCGGAAATTCTATGAGGCAGCTGGTTTTTTGCTTGCCAAGCTTTGCCTTTAGATCCAATAATCCTGATTCCAGCTTATAGGCGTATGTATTGACATCCCCTTGCCATCGATTTCTGGTAATCATTGGCACCGTTGCTGCTGTGGCGATCGAGAGTAGCGATACGGTCACCACCATCTCAATCAAGGTGAATCCATCTTTTTTGTTTTTCATGAGAGGGTGTAGCATTGAGAAGAAAAGTTTGGATTAACTTCGATCATCCGTTGTTCGTCTCCGATAGTTGATTCGGGATCTTCGATGTTTGATTCGGGTGCTTTGAATTTGTAGGTCAATACCAATAGGTATGGATCAGTGTTATCCCAATTCATTGATACGGCAGGGTTTGGTTTAGTTCCAGCGACATCCGCTCTTTGCAGATGATTCATTAGAAATGTGCTTGGCTCTGCGCATGCCGTGGCAAGATTTGTATTTAGACCTGTTTCTGCTTCGATTGCATCAGCTGTTAGGTAGGAATCTTGCATTTGAACCAACTGGATATGATCATTGATCGCGGCTTCGATACTTGCGCGCGAGGATTGGTTTCGGCTTGTGGCCATTGCGCTGATCCCCAGACGACCTACCGCTGTCATGACGGCAGCCACGATTAGGCCTGCAATCAAGGTTTCGATCATGGTGAAACCAGATGCACCTTTCGGCCTTTTCTGATTTGATCGATGTGGGATGAATGGATGTTTCATTGAGATGAGCTCATTGAGGTTGGCTCGATTCGCTGATGGAGGAAAATTGATGCTTGTAATCTCCTCCTTTGATCTTTAGATGAAGTCTAAATTTTGTTTGTCTTCTTGAACTGAGGCGTCTCAAAGTTCAGCCTTAAACTGTTGCTTGAGCTTGCTGAGTGTTGACTGAGCCCGCATTTGCAGGCTTCGGTTGTTACCAGCGCTCAAAGGTGTCGAGACTTGTGCCTCGAATCGCTCTTGTGACCATGCGGCCATAACCCGGATAGTTAAAGCGGCTGAGCCATCCCCAATTGTCATTCGCTCTTTGAACAACGGGAATCCCGCTTTGCGATGTGTTTAAGGTGAAGGATGAGGGATTGTTGTTTTCATCCTCAACGCAGATACTGCTGGCCCATGCCAGACCGCTGAGGGTTGCATTGTTGGGGCGAATGGTTCCCGTTGGCAGATAGAGCAGCGCATAGGGAAGGTTGTCATCTTTGAAACTCAATGACCGCACTTTTGTGTTGCAGGCATCTACAGGTGCTGATCCACCGCTGGCCATGATCACGAGCTGCTCAGGCTTGCCATTGCAAGTTGTACTTCCGGGGTTTACTCCACAAATTTTTGCTGAACCTGAGAGTGTGATTGCGCGTGAAAATTTTGGATCATTTGGATAGGCAACGGGTTGATCTAAATGCAGAACGATTGATCTCGTATCCGTTGTTTCAATTAGAAGCTTTTTGTTGCTCAAGTTGATATGGTCAAGATAGACATGACAATCAAATTGATTGGATTGGCTGCAGAGGATATCCGTCTTCAGGGTGATGGTTGAGTCTTCTTGATTGATGTTGATCCCTTCACGTGCTGCGGTTCGAAAGTCTCCGGTATCTGTTGTGATGCCATAGTCACCCGTTTCGGTTTCATCGGCATCGCGCACGCAGACTGCTTCACCGCAGGGAAGTGCTGGATACAAAATTGGGGTGCCATCTGCTTTGAGGTCAATCGCACCATCTCCATCCTGATCTCCTTGCGTTGGTGCGCTGTCATCAAAACTCCACATCCTGATCGTGTTGCCACCACTGCCTCTTGTGGTGTCGTTTACACGATTTTTTTCAAAGAGGTTGGATGGTGGCATCCCACTGACGCCTCTTCTTGTCGTATCGATATTGATCGGCCATATCTGGTTATCGAGGCTTTTGCCTGCCAATGCTGTGTTGCTGGAGCTCACATCAGCGAGTAGCGCTGAATCGCCGCATCCACTGGCATATTGGGTTGCGAGGTAATTGCTAGGTGTATTCGTTAAATAAAAGATGTTGCCAGGTCCATTAATCTCAGTGTCGTTTAATCGGAGATTGTGGCCGCTCATCACACTCCAGTCTCCAGCGCCGGCAACTTTTGAGCTCACATAGAGAGAACGGCGTAGCAAGGCTCTTGCCATGACTGTTTCTCCACGGCTGACGATTCCTTCAATGTAAAAAGTGCCTTCACCATTGCCTGCTGTTGCCGTGGTGTTGTAACTACGTAGCCTGTAGGCCACTTTGACTTCGTTATTCCCCCCGTCATTGCGCATGTTGCCATTGCTGATCAGCACGCTCGGCGCTTCCGAAATTGTTTGTGCTGGATAGGCTTGGGTGTAATTGGTGACTGGTGTGCACAGCTCCACCAATTCATAATCGTCTGTATTGGGTTTCGCCCAGCCCCACTGTCCTTCACTGTTATTCAGTGAAAGTAGAAATCCTGTGTAGTTGTTACGGTCATCGCGGTTGATGTCGCTGATGATTCGATTGAGGCCGTTGAGCGCAGCAGATTCAGCCATCTGTTGATAACTCTCTGATGCTCCAAGCTTGCGGGCCATGATCTGGCGAACCATCAATCCTGTGGTTCCAGCCAGCAGAACCGTTCCCATGAGCAAGGCAATGACCATCGTCATTCCTTCTTCGCTTTTCGCGGTAGTTAGCTTAGTGGATCTTTTGTTTTTACTGGGAAAGGTGTGTTTCTGCATGACTTAGCCGCAATTGATTGTGTTTTCAATTTCTGAGAGGTTTCCACTTCTTAGGTCGCTAGCGCCATTGCTAATGTTGAAGCAAGATTTAATCGCATATGTATATTTTGTTTCGTCTGCATTTTCTTCTTCTTTCTCTCTATCACTTACTCGTGTAGCTGTCATTGTGTAGACGGATTCAGTAGGCCCTGTGATTGACAGATCGTAGATTGAGTTTGGAAGAGTGATAGGTGTGTTGAGATCGCCTGTTGCTGGACCATTGCTTGTCATTACCGCTGCAATACTTGATAACTCGTCCCAAGTTGTAGGTGCTTCTCCCGTTTCATCAATGTGCTGGCCAATGATTGCTGGGATTACTAGCATTTTGGCTTTGGCATCTGCAAGCTTTGCGCTGTTGTTTGCATTTGTGTAACTGGGATAAGCAATTGAGCTTAGTGTGCCAATGATTGCTGTAGAGATTGCTATTTCAACAAGGCTGAACCCATTTTTAGGTCTGTATGTATTCGGAGAGGGGAATTTTCTGATCATGAGACTCCTTGGACTTCCCGATGTGATTTGACTTGGTTGTTTGGCTTGATTTGCTTAGATATTATTCAGACTTTCTGCATGATTCGTTCAGTTCAATCGCTCTGAATGGTTTTTTGGTCTAGTTGTGAATATTTTACTTGTTGGCTATTGGTTCATGGCCGCTCTTTTGTAAAGGCAGCATTTTAGCTGCCTAGTTTTTGTCTTTTTATTATTCATCTCCTGTTGGTTGGGTGAATTCAATTGCGCCATTCTCCGACTTAACCGTAATCAGGCAGGTCTCTCCCGCCCCAAATTCTATTTTTGGCCCGCATTTTGCCTTTGCGGTTGACCCCTCTTCAATGGTGCTTGTAAATATCACGTCCGAAGTTGGTGCTGTTGACGTGTCTCCAGCATTGTTGCAATCTCTTGAGATTCCTTCGATGCTCTCCGCTGGATAATCATTGGGATATGGACCCTCAATAATAATTGCAGTAGAGCATTCTTTTGCTAAACCTACAAATTCTCCGACTTGTGCGCCGGCTTGAGCTTTGTCTTTTACGCCTAGGAAGTTAGGAAGCGCTACTGCCGACAGTACACCGACAACAACGATTACAATCATCAGCTCCACAAGTGTGAAACCTTTTTCGAGAAGGTTTTGGCCTTTCTTGCGGTTAAGGACTGAAAATTGAAGACGGCTGTTAAGTGTGCTCATGATGTTCAGTGAATGAATTTTGAAATGGCACCTTTGTGCTCATGAATCCACTATCTCTTGATTGATTGGTGCGTAGATAAGAAAAGGGCTAGATCTTCCTGAGAGGTTTCTTAGGGCCGTTTCTTCCTCTAGTGGCGCTGATCTTCTCTTCGCCGGGGAACGCTTTGCCCAGTTGCGTTTATCCCTTTGAGTTGTTTGATGGTCTCCCGACTTCGATCCGAGGCTGGATTCGTGTTGCCCTTGGCGCTTACTGCTTCAGCGGTGTTGCTGTTGGGGAGTGCTTCGCTTCATACGCTCAGCCTGCAGAAGCGATTGCGGATCCATGCCACTCATCAGCGTGGGCAGGTCGCTGATCAGCTGCGCTCTGCGGCCCAGGCATTTTCATCCGCTGCTATTGGAGAAGAAGCCTGTTTGCTGCGGTGGTCTTCGCTGGAATGGTCTGGTCTTGCTCAAGCTTGCACAGGCTCTGATCCATCCCAGCTGAGCGGTGGTGTGGTGGGAGAGATGCCCTGGACGTTGCTCGATTGGCAGCCAATGAACCACAGCGGTCAGTTGACACTGCAATTGGCGGATGGGCGAACCGGCAGCTTCCGTCTTGCGCTTGATCCTTCTGCAGTTTCCGTTCTTGGCATCAGTGAGGTGCAGCTGCAGGCTCGCGTTCCTCAGCTGGAGGCTGAGTGATGAGCTTGCTTGAAGTGGTGGTGTCGTCTGTTGTGTTGGCCTCAAGCAGCAGTGCCGCCCTCGGAGTGTGGAATCAGGCTGCCACTGAAGTTCAAAGAAGTACCCAGTTGGATGAGCTCGCTCTTCAGCTGGAGACGGCACGGATCGCGACTGACCGATGGCTTCAGTCGGATGCGGCAGCGTCTGTCGTGATCGATTCCAGTTCGCCTGATTGCAGGTTTAACCCTGAAGCCTTAAATGCAGCTGTTGTTGAGCGATTGCCGCTTGGATCTGAAGTGAGCACTCATTGGAGTGCCGATCCCCAGGGCCTTGGCCATTGGCTTGAGCTCAGTGTTGATGTCCAGCAATCATCACCTCCCTTGAAGAGGCGTTTGCTGTTGTCGCCTGCGGCCTATGGCCTCTGCCAGCAGGAAGAGGTGCGCGCATGAGCTTGATCGAGCAGCTGATCGTGGTGAGCTTGGTGGGGATGTTGGCGTCGATTCCAATCGTGACGGGAGGTGGCGACCGGGATCAACTTCAGCTCGATGCCAGTGCGCGCCGCTTGCAGAGCGGTTTGGATCGGGCCCGCAGCATTGCTCGGCGGAAGCAGATCGCTTGCGGAGTTTCCCTGAATGACGAGGGATTCACGGATCCCGATGAGGGGAGTCTTCCTGGTTCTCTTCCTGCCTGTCCTGGGATCGGGATGGCGTTGCAGGAGGAATTTGAACAGGGGCCAATTGTGTTGAGCACGAACTTGCCTCCGCTGTTGCGCTTCACTGCCAACGGTTTGCTTCTGGATGGCGGGATTGCGGTGCTTAGCCATCGTCGTTTAGCCAAAGCGCGATGTGTAGTTGTGAGCTTGCCCTTAGGCGTGAGCCGGATTGGCTTCTATCAGGCTCCTCTTCCATCTGATGGTGGGCGTCTGCGCAGTAGCCATTGCCTGCCTGATGTCGCTTCGAGTTAAGTCGATGTTCAAGCGATTATCCGAAACACGAGCTGAGAACGGGTTCACGTTGATCGAGCTGCTGCTCTCTCTCAGCCTTGGCAGCTTGCTGTTTGTTGTGTTGCTGCAGCTGATCGGCGCTGATCTACGTCTCGGAAACACAATGGCGAGCCGTTTGCGTGAATCGGCGCAGCAACGCCAAACCTTGGAGTTGATTCGAGCTGAGTTGGCGATGGGATCTGGCTGGACGGTAGATCCCACTCCGTCCCATCAATGGTCCTGCGGCATGGCCGGGCGTCAGCCGGTGCTCGCCATTGGCTTGGATGGTAATGATTCACGAGCGTCTGCTCAAACCATTATTTACAGCGTGGGAGCTGCGCCCTCAGCGATTTGGCGCGGCCAGGTGTTGATGCGTTGCGGGCCTGCCTACGGACTTGATGGTGTGATCAGACCAGGGGGAAAAGCACAAAATCGCGTTCTGATTGATGGCTTACCCAAGGAGGGTTTGGGGTTTCAAGCCCGGCAAGATCCTCAATCCAAAGTGCTGCACCTTGCTTTGGAGCAGGCGGTTAATGGTGGCTCTGGGCGTCTTCGTTCTGCTGCAGTGTTCTGATTGAAGTTTGTTCTCGTTATTCGTTGAAATAGATCTTGATTCTGATCTTCACCCAGCGTTTATAAGGAAACACTCTCCAGAACCGCCATAACCCCCAGGCCAGCAACCAGCCAAACAGG contains the following coding sequences:
- a CDS encoding Tfp pilus assembly protein FimT/FimU, which translates into the protein MKNKKDGFTLIEMVVTVSLLSIATAATVPMITRNRWQGDVNTYAYKLESGLLDLKAKLGKQKTSCLIEFPTAYSFQTPDNLVEFSQGSSGNTTTMQCCNSEISQLANDPDCSTGAPGYSLSTLTGREQDNLRIVQYESTPTSKAVRVAVSTTKFGFTPPGTTLNSDQISFLICHERSLSEDDSTTCLPGSNKLAIRCVQIDGAGEVSNGLWKLEEPTSAISSGSCQTT
- a CDS encoding type IV pilin protein, which gives rise to MIRKFPSPNTYRPKNGFSLVEIAISTAIIGTLSSIAYPSYTNANNSAKLADAKAKMLVIPAIIGQHIDETGEAPTTWDELSSIAAVMTSNGPATGDLNTPITLPNSIYDLSITGPTESVYTMTATRVSDREKEEENADETKYTYAIKSCFNISNGASDLRSGNLSEIENTINCG
- a CDS encoding Tfp pilus assembly protein FimT/FimU translates to MSTLNSRLQFSVLNRKKGQNLLEKGFTLVELMIVIVVVGVLSAVALPNFLGVKDKAQAGAQVGEFVGLAKECSTAIIIEGPYPNDYPAESIEGISRDCNNAGDTSTAPTSDVIFTSTIEEGSTAKAKCGPKIEFGAGETCLITVKSENGAIEFTQPTGDE
- a CDS encoding GspH/FimT family protein, with product MSLIEQLIVVSLVGMLASIPIVTGGGDRDQLQLDASARRLQSGLDRARSIARRKQIACGVSLNDEGFTDPDEGSLPGSLPACPGIGMALQEEFEQGPIVLSTNLPPLLRFTANGLLLDGGIAVLSHRRLAKARCVVVSLPLGVSRIGFYQAPLPSDGGRLRSSHCLPDVASS
- a CDS encoding prepilin-type N-terminal cleavage/methylation domain-containing protein yields the protein MSLRVKSMFKRLSETRAENGFTLIELLLSLSLGSLLFVVLLQLIGADLRLGNTMASRLRESAQQRQTLELIRAELAMGSGWTVDPTPSHQWSCGMAGRQPVLAIGLDGNDSRASAQTIIYSVGAAPSAIWRGQVLMRCGPAYGLDGVIRPGGKAQNRVLIDGLPKEGLGFQARQDPQSKVLHLALEQAVNGGSGRLRSAAVF